The Mucilaginibacter mallensis genome has a segment encoding these proteins:
- a CDS encoding WD40 repeat domain-containing protein, with protein sequence MISVEKITELTGHSNPIFTAELSQKPGILFTGGNDKGVVEWSLKNNAFIKVMFPVPASVYAILCPSGFPYLFAGLRTGDIVVFDFIQQKVIKLLKHHVKPIFDIKFASSKNELLAASEDGTISIWNINTLELIHTVKISDDTIRCISISPDEKQVAFGCRDNLVRVYDLEDYTPIKALAGHSMAVFSLQYAPNGEYLVSGSRDAQVKLWDARSFELLQNIPAHLFAVNNIAFHPTQPYFATASMDKSIKLWGADDFKLYKVISREKGFASHFLSINKVVWNGDQLISVSDDKKIIIWDIKFH encoded by the coding sequence ATGATCTCCGTAGAAAAAATAACAGAACTTACCGGGCACAGCAACCCTATTTTCACTGCCGAACTTTCACAAAAACCGGGTATATTATTTACCGGTGGTAATGATAAGGGTGTGGTGGAATGGAGCCTGAAGAACAATGCTTTTATAAAAGTAATGTTCCCGGTGCCTGCTTCTGTGTATGCTATACTTTGTCCGTCGGGATTCCCCTATCTGTTTGCCGGTTTACGTACAGGCGATATTGTAGTATTCGATTTTATCCAGCAAAAAGTTATCAAGCTATTAAAGCACCACGTTAAGCCTATATTTGATATTAAATTTGCAAGCAGTAAAAACGAACTGCTCGCAGCTTCAGAAGATGGTACTATTTCTATCTGGAACATCAATACCCTTGAATTAATACATACGGTTAAGATTTCTGACGATACTATACGCTGCATTAGTATCTCTCCCGATGAAAAACAGGTAGCTTTCGGCTGCCGCGATAATTTGGTGAGGGTTTATGACCTGGAAGATTATACCCCAATAAAAGCCCTGGCTGGCCATAGTATGGCAGTATTCTCCCTGCAATACGCGCCCAATGGTGAATACCTGGTTTCAGGCAGTCGGGATGCACAGGTAAAATTATGGGATGCCCGGTCATTTGAACTGCTCCAGAATATTCCGGCTCACCTGTTTGCTGTAAATAACATCGCCTTCCATCCCACACAGCCCTATTTTGCTACCGCCAGCATGGATAAAAGCATAAAGCTTTGGGGGGCCGACGATTTTAAATTATACAAGGTCATCAGCCGCGAAAAAGGTTTCGCCAGTCATTTCCT
- the hisH gene encoding imidazole glycerol phosphate synthase subunit HisH — protein sequence MSDSIVDNVTANPQPEDKSSPFRGSGGIGIIRYGAGNIFSLTAALERLGIPYGMIFKEEDFDQYDRYIIPGVGHAGAAMNKLEQTGLIPKIKSLTKPVLGICVGMQLLTAHSEEGDSNLLNIFPVKTLRFKDSADYKVPHTGWNQTFPEKGNPLFENIPGGSHFYFVHSYFIEYDEAYTLSSTDYNNKFSASIWRDNFFGVQFHPEKSGKYGETLLTNFSKI from the coding sequence ATGTCAGATTCTATAGTAGATAATGTAACCGCTAATCCTCAACCTGAGGACAAATCCTCCCCCTTTAGGGGGTCGGGGGGCATCGGCATCATTCGATACGGCGCCGGAAACATCTTCTCACTTACTGCTGCTTTGGAGCGGTTGGGGATTCCCTATGGTATGATCTTTAAGGAAGAGGATTTTGACCAGTACGATCGTTACATTATTCCGGGTGTTGGGCATGCAGGTGCAGCAATGAACAAGCTGGAACAAACCGGGCTCATCCCTAAAATAAAATCGCTTACCAAACCTGTTTTGGGCATTTGCGTAGGTATGCAATTGCTTACAGCCCACTCCGAGGAAGGTGATTCAAATCTGCTGAATATATTCCCCGTTAAAACCCTGCGTTTTAAAGACAGCGCTGATTACAAAGTGCCACATACCGGCTGGAACCAGACTTTCCCCGAAAAAGGAAACCCACTTTTTGAAAATATTCCCGGCGGATCACATTTTTACTTTGTACATTCATACTTTATTGAGTATGATGAAGCATATACTTTATCATCAACTGATTATAACAATAAATTTTCGGCATCAATTTGGCGGGATAATTTCTTCGGGGTACAATTTCACCCCGAAAAATCCGGCAAATACGGTGAAACACTTTTAACTAACTTTTCAAAAATATAA
- a CDS encoding GNAT family N-acetyltransferase produces MAIQLETDRLILKQFSEEDAAYLFELNNDPDVTRYVGEGAYKSIDDVRNFIKNYNQYEQYAQGRLNMFNKQTGEYIGWCGLKYLADKNYSDLGYRLLKRHWGKGYATEAAIACLDYGFKVLNLDKIIGTAMKENTASINVFKKLGLKYSHDNDCGEQPGVVYVITKENWGM; encoded by the coding sequence ATGGCTATTCAACTGGAAACAGATCGATTGATATTAAAGCAGTTTAGTGAAGAAGATGCAGCGTATCTGTTCGAACTAAACAATGATCCCGATGTTACCCGTTACGTTGGTGAAGGTGCATATAAAAGTATAGATGATGTTCGTAATTTCATCAAGAATTACAACCAATACGAGCAATACGCACAGGGCCGTTTAAATATGTTCAACAAACAAACCGGCGAATATATAGGTTGGTGCGGATTGAAATATTTAGCCGATAAAAATTATTCGGATCTTGGTTATCGCCTGCTTAAACGCCATTGGGGCAAAGGCTATGCTACCGAAGCTGCAATAGCCTGTTTGGATTATGGCTTTAAAGTGCTTAATCTTGATAAAATTATCGGCACAGCCATGAAGGAGAACACAGCATCAATAAATGTGTTTAAGAAACTCGGCTTAAAATATAGTCATGATAACGATTGCGGTGAACAACCCGGTGTCGTTTATGTAATTACAAAAGAGAATTGGGGAATGTAG
- the hisIE gene encoding bifunctional phosphoribosyl-AMP cyclohydrolase/phosphoribosyl-ATP diphosphatase HisIE yields MEIDFNKTDGLVPVIIQDEHTLEVLMLGYMNQAAYDKTVKENIVTFFSRSKNRLWTKGETSNNFLHVKSIDIDCDKDTILIKVKPDGPTCHTGDRSCFKTTYNQNFILELERIIADRYENPVEGSYVNKLRNKGLNKIAQKVGEEGVETVIAALAETEFDLINESSDLVFHLLVLLREKGLTLETIAKNLEQRHK; encoded by the coding sequence ATGGAAATAGATTTCAATAAAACAGACGGCCTAGTTCCGGTTATTATACAGGATGAGCATACGCTTGAAGTACTAATGCTTGGCTACATGAACCAGGCAGCCTATGATAAAACCGTAAAGGAAAACATAGTAACCTTTTTCTCCCGCTCAAAAAACAGGCTGTGGACCAAAGGCGAAACCAGCAATAATTTTCTGCATGTAAAAAGCATCGATATCGACTGCGATAAGGATACCATCCTGATAAAAGTTAAACCCGATGGCCCGACCTGCCATACCGGCGACCGTAGCTGCTTTAAAACTACTTATAACCAGAACTTTATATTAGAGTTAGAGCGGATCATTGCCGACCGTTATGAAAACCCGGTAGAAGGCTCGTATGTAAATAAACTGCGTAATAAAGGCTTAAACAAAATAGCTCAAAAAGTCGGCGAAGAAGGTGTTGAAACCGTAATAGCCGCCTTAGCTGAAACCGAGTTCGACCTGATCAATGAATCATCCGATCTGGTATTTCATCTACTGGTATTGCTGCGCGAAAAAGGCCTTACGCTTGAAACTATCGCCAAAAATTTAGAGCAACGACATAAGTAA
- the hisF gene encoding imidazole glycerol phosphate synthase subunit HisF, which yields MLAKRIIPCLDVKDGRTVKGVNFVDLRDAGDPVELAWNYSRQGADELVFLDITATHERRKTMVELVKSVARQVNIPFTIGGGINEIADADALLNAGADKISINSAAVRNPALIDELAKAFGVQFVVIAVDTRASGDKNIVHLNGGRIPTEKETLDWILEAESRGAGEILLTSMDHDGTKAGFDNGLLKIINDAVHIPVIASGGAGSVQHFVDVFEKTNVDAALAASVFHYGEILIPDLKEILRQNNIEVRTLAE from the coding sequence ATGCTTGCTAAGCGAATCATCCCCTGCCTCGACGTTAAAGACGGTCGCACTGTTAAAGGCGTAAACTTTGTTGACCTGCGTGATGCTGGCGATCCGGTTGAACTGGCCTGGAACTACTCCCGCCAGGGTGCCGATGAACTGGTATTCCTTGATATTACCGCCACGCATGAACGCCGCAAAACCATGGTTGAACTGGTTAAATCTGTTGCAAGACAGGTAAACATCCCCTTTACTATTGGCGGCGGTATTAATGAAATTGCTGACGCCGATGCACTGCTTAATGCTGGTGCCGATAAGATCTCCATCAACTCAGCAGCCGTGCGTAACCCGGCTTTAATTGATGAACTGGCTAAGGCATTCGGTGTACAGTTTGTGGTTATTGCGGTGGATACACGAGCATCAGGTGATAAAAATATAGTGCATTTAAATGGCGGCCGTATCCCTACTGAAAAGGAAACACTGGATTGGATACTGGAAGCGGAAAGTCGTGGCGCAGGTGAGATATTGCTAACCTCCATGGATCATGATGGCACAAAGGCGGGTTTTGATAACGGGCTTTTGAAGATCATTAATGATGCGGTGCACATCCCCGTTATTGCCTCTGGCGGAGCGGGCTCAGTGCAGCATTTTGTTGATGTGTTTGAAAAAACTAATGTTGATGCAGCTTTGGCAGCATCGGTATTTCACTACGGCGAGATCCTGATCCCTGACCTGAAAGAAATATTAAGACAAAACAATATAGAGGTAAGAACCCTTGCTGAATAA
- a CDS encoding 1-(5-phosphoribosyl)-5-[(5-phosphoribosylamino)methylideneamino]imidazole-4-carboxamide isomerase, with translation MYIIPAIDILNKKVVRLREGDYQQVTEYDVTLEEMIERYQSHGTNFIHIIDLNGAKNDFSNQQYLFDVIKKTDMQVQYGGGIRSIEKVKELLDAGVQRVIVGTQAITNPDFLKDLSKALVGKDKYGDRVVIAIDVLDEVIKYSGWMESSPIKLMDYVDKCLALGFFRFLCTDIGKDGKLGGAGIDLYEKLLDHSPFIKLIASGGVSSMHDIEQLSNLKVESCVVGKAIYEGHITIDEIKNWNLESLMSI, from the coding sequence ATGTATATTATTCCTGCTATTGATATTTTAAATAAAAAAGTGGTGAGGCTGCGCGAGGGTGATTATCAGCAGGTAACTGAATATGACGTTACTTTAGAAGAAATGATAGAACGGTACCAGTCGCACGGTACAAATTTCATCCACATCATCGACCTTAACGGTGCTAAAAACGATTTTTCCAACCAGCAATACCTGTTTGATGTGATCAAAAAAACAGACATGCAGGTACAATACGGCGGCGGTATCCGCAGTATTGAAAAGGTAAAGGAATTGCTTGATGCAGGCGTGCAGCGTGTTATTGTAGGCACACAGGCCATCACTAACCCTGACTTTTTAAAGGACCTGAGCAAGGCCTTAGTCGGCAAAGACAAATATGGCGATCGTGTGGTTATCGCCATTGATGTTTTGGATGAGGTGATCAAATACTCCGGCTGGATGGAAAGCTCGCCCATTAAGCTGATGGATTACGTTGATAAATGCCTGGCTTTGGGCTTCTTCCGTTTCCTGTGTACCGATATTGGCAAAGATGGCAAACTGGGCGGCGCAGGCATCGACCTGTATGAAAAACTGCTTGATCATTCACCTTTCATTAAACTGATAGCTTCGGGCGGTGTAAGTTCCATGCATGATATTGAACAACTGAGTAATCTCAAAGTGGAATCATGCGTGGTTGGCAAAGCCATATACGAAGGCCATATCACTATTGATGAAATAAAGAACTGGAATTTAGAATCGCTGATGTCGATTTAA